TGGACAAAGTAGCCAAACAGAACAAATCGCCTGACGCCGCCTGGCAGGATGCGATGAAGCAGATTCAAAGGGAACTCAAACGATAAACGAGGAGGTGCGCCAAGATGCAACCATCAGCAGCAGCCCCGGATTCCCGCACGGCCGCCGGACGACCCCATGCCGGGAAATGGCGGGAGATATGGAAGCACCGCGCAGTGTACGCTGCCATATCGCCGTTTTACTTGCTTTTTGCCGTATTCGGCGTTTTCCCGATCCTGTTTTCCTTGTACCTCTCCTTCCAGAAGTGGGACGGCATCGGCGAGATGAAGTTTAATGGGCTTAATAACTTTCATTACATGCTGACGGAGCGTTTGTTCTGGAAATCGGTGGGCAATACGTTTTTGATCTGGATTTATTCGACGATCCCGATGCTGATCTTCGCGCTTGTGATCGCCTTTCTGCTCAATTCGGCCTTCGTCCGCTTCCGCGGAGCCTACCGGATCGCCTATTTTCTGCCGAATGTCACATCGATAGTGGCGGTGGCGATTATTTTCAGCACGCTGTTTGCAAACAAATACGGCTTGCTCAACTTCGTGCTCACTTCGTTCGGCCTCTCGCCCGTACAATGGCTCAACAACGCCTTCGGCATTCATCTGGCGATCGCGTCGATGGTCATCTGGCGTTGGACCGGATACAACGCGATTATTTATTTGGCCGGGCTGCAAAGCATCCCGACCCATCTGTACGAGGCCGCGCGGATCGACGGGGCGAGCACGGCGCAAATTTTTTTCCGGATCACGATTCCGCTGCTGCGGCCGGTCATTTTGTTTACGGTGATCACGTCGACGATCGGCGGCATGCAGCTGTTTACGGAGCCGCAGGTGCTCGTCGGCAACGACGGAGGCG
The window above is part of the Paenibacillus hamazuiensis genome. Proteins encoded here:
- a CDS encoding carbohydrate ABC transporter permease — translated: MQPSAAAPDSRTAAGRPHAGKWREIWKHRAVYAAISPFYLLFAVFGVFPILFSLYLSFQKWDGIGEMKFNGLNNFHYMLTERLFWKSVGNTFLIWIYSTIPMLIFALVIAFLLNSAFVRFRGAYRIAYFLPNVTSIVAVAIIFSTLFANKYGLLNFVLTSFGLSPVQWLNNAFGIHLAIASMVIWRWTGYNAIIYLAGLQSIPTHLYEAARIDGASTAQIFFRITIPLLRPVILFTVITSTIGGMQLFTEPQVLVGNDGGVGNNGMTIVLYLYREAFVRNYFGYASAVGWGMFVIIVLFSAVNWMLTKEKENVSTGR